From the genome of Glycine soja cultivar W05 chromosome 14, ASM419377v2, whole genome shotgun sequence:
TAAGCTAAAGAGGCCTCATATACACATCCCTAAAGGTAAGCTAAAGAGGCCTCATATACACATCCCTAAAGGGGAGATTGCTCCATCGTGACTTGGAACCTTGTTTAAAAGGTGTCTCTGCCTCAATGTTTTAAGAACCTTTTTCTTGCCTCACCCTTTTCGTGATGTCCTCTTTTACTTTCTCCATCATCCCTTGCAATAAATTCCACTCTTTTCCCCAAATTACCTCCCTCAGTAGTCTAGATGAAGACCACCTTATAATTAAAAACCGAGGCAGTTACGTCTCCATCTCACCACCTTGTTTTTATCAGGTTCAACCTCTTTATTAATTACGtcctaataaatattataagtataGACAATTTCATTCGGcaaaaaaagccagaaaaaaatGGTGCAATTTCCCCCATTTGATCTCTTTGTTCATGTGAAACTGTAAgctaagttaaaaataatataatcgaGCACATCCGTTTAATTTCCCGAATTTGTATATGGAAAAGAGTTTATATAGTAACTAAATACTAAATACTATATAGTACTAGTACTAATTAACTACTAAATAGCTTGGTTCTTGATACATATTTTGATCTCTCAGAAGAACAAGGTCTTGAAGacattttagtaaaaaagaaacatagaaAAACTATATTTGATCATCCCTAATAATACTACTATATAACCATGTACATATATGTATGTCGATAGCAGACAAGAAAATTAGGATCATCATACATACCAAGAGTCTAGCTAAGAAAACTATATGTGCATTGATTAAGATATATTACTTTTTCAAGCGTTGCAACTTGATTGAGAAGCTTCCCTGGTAGTACGAGTGTGGAACCTCCATGTGAAGAGATAGTCCCTGGATTCACAGGCCAACTTCATAACATCACAGAAAGCATTGACACAGTTCTTCTTATTGTTGTGTTCACTCTGCCACTCTATCCTCACCCAGCAAGAGAAACCGTTTGATGAAGTTGGAACAATAGTTGAGTCACTAAGATGAAGTGTTACCTCACCACTGATCCTCTTGCATTCACCACCACCATTATTATTCACCATGGACTCAAGCCAAGGACATAATGGCTGGCCCACCATCTCCTTGTATGCAGAATTTGCCATCCTGATTCTGTGGTTTGAGTCTGATATGACAGCTGGCAAGGGTTCATTCTCAACCTCTTGTTCAACCTCATTTGGCCTTTTTGGTGTTTGAGATAGAGGTGGCAGAGTTAAGTCTTCACTAATGCACACAACACTTATGGAAGAACCAATGGGGCGAACTGGTTGAGGTGTTATGACATTGATGTTGGAAGAAACTGGTTTTTGAAGTTGCTGCAAGAGATCTTTCTCTTCAGGAACACTCACCTTGGTGTTCAAATCTATTACTTCTCCCACACAAGGCTTGGTTAATGTTGAGTTTGATTCCAATTTGGGTGCAGGACAAGGAGAACATGGAAGGAGTGGAAGTGTCACTAAGCTTGGATTTGCGGTGAGAGTGTTGTTATTTTCCATGGTGCAATTGAGCACTCCAAGTCCATGGTTAGGAAGAGGAGCAAAACCCTGAAAAGAAAGGTTTTTGGCTGGGGATGATGTAACAACATGACAAGGGGGACAAAAACCTAGGATATGTGTTGTTTTGTGTCTCTTGAGGGAGGAAGAGGGTAGTGTCAAAGGAGCTCTACCTCTCTTTCTAGTCCTGGTGGGCCTGGCTTGAAGCTGTGGCCATAAATTCCTAAGGTAAGGAGATTGATTGATCTTCTGGGAGAGAGAGGAACAAGAGCCCTCACTCATGGACGAGTTTGGAGAGGTTTCAGGCTTTGGTGCTATTGGCCTGTACCTTGACATGATCTCAGCAGTTTTTGCTGGATTTGGGTAAGGATTCAAGGTCTTGATCATGGTGGATAGCTAGCTACCAATGTGAGGGTTTGTGTAGTGCAATAAGGCTGAGGCAGAATGAgaggattattattattatatctccTATGGGAGCATTATTGTTGAGAAAAGAGGGCAAATGGGGAGAGTTATAAAGGATGGAGGCTTAAGGTGTGTGACTAAAATGAGCGTGGTGAGGATCCGAGAAGAGTTTTGTTTGGTGGAATTGAAGTATAGGAGAAGTGACCAATGAGAGGTAGGCAAcatgaaggaagaagaaaggagaaaatGACACTTGTATATTGTACGGTGGGTACGTGTTGGCTAGGCTCATGAAGGAGGACATGTGGGGATTGGGCAGTGAAAGTGGGTCCATGCATGGTTACACATACATAGAGATACTAttggtaattttaatttttaacactaCTATTGGATTGGATAAGAACGTTCAAGCTAGTTAGGGGAGTGGTACAATGAGAAATAGAGTGCTCAATCCGTTCAAAATAACGGTTgtattcaagaaaaagaaaaaaaaaacttatcttaaaatatgcatgtaatgttatttttcaccgataaacctaaaataatattttagttttttaatctaatattaatcttattctttttcgtttatttaataaaactaattttataaaattattattctttttatttattggcaaatattgatcaatattttaagattattgattaagaaacttaaaatagaaatattttaacCCATgtcttaaaagaaataattatcgAAACCCTTATCAATTTACtattagttttcttataaataatcTAGTACAATACTTATTTTGGAAGTGTGGAAGTATGTGAAATTAAGGTAACAAAAACAATTGATGCAGCCATATTTAAGAAGAGGGAGGGTCAGGAATGAATAATTAAGGCCAATGAGGTGTGTGTGGCTGGCTTATTATACGAAAAGGGGGCTGTGATCATAACGCGTGTGGTGTAGAGTGCCATGCATGAAAACACCTATGAGGATTGGTTTGGTCGCCCTGTCTTTTTCTCCCCTAGTTTCTTCAAACACTTTCCCAGTCGGTTACATTTGTTGTGTTTCCACATGCATGTGGCATCAACACCCTCTCCCATTGCATGCAATCAATGAGATTCAATCCGATTGGAGAGTCAGTATATACTGCCCGCCAACTCATTACAATCAACCATACATATGACAATGAAtcttaagaagaagaagaagaaaaaatggctGTAAATGTTAGTAAAAATTCACTGTTTTCAACTTTGAAGTAGCACTAATTCTAGTTCTagaattaaaaatgtaattaatgtgTCTAATTATTATATAGCGCGTGTTTATTTcatgttttaaattaattatgaattgataattaattttggatatatttttatatatttgattttatgttaagtataaatttaaaatttattctaggtttaaaattgattttggttgaaataacttttaataatttatgccttaaattcaaaattttataattaattttattcttaatttaatttaaaaag
Proteins encoded in this window:
- the LOC114384392 gene encoding uncharacterized protein LOC114384392; amino-acid sequence: MIKTLNPYPNPAKTAEIMSRYRPIAPKPETSPNSSMSEGSCSSLSQKINQSPYLRNLWPQLQARPTRTRKRGRAPLTLPSSSLKRHKTTHILGFCPPCHVVTSSPAKNLSFQGFAPLPNHGLGVLNCTMENNNTLTANPSLVTLPLLPCSPCPAPKLESNSTLTKPCVGEVIDLNTKVSVPEEKDLLQQLQKPVSSNINVITPQPVRPIGSSISVVCISEDLTLPPLSQTPKRPNEVEQEVENEPLPAVISDSNHRIRMANSAYKEMVGQPLCPWLESMVNNNGGGECKRISGEVTLHLSDSTIVPTSSNGFSCWVRIEWQSEHNNKKNCVNAFCDVMKLACESRDYLFTWRFHTRTTREASQSSCNA